GTGATTGCTCCGGGCCGTTCAGAAATCATTCCAGTTGAGTTGATTCCTAATTTTGGCTACTTGACCCTGTCAAATGTCAGTTTGAAACCAAATGCCAAATACACGGTTGAGGTGGATGGAAAACCACTTGATCCAGCCAACATTGAACTGCAAGGAAAAGAACTCCGGCTCAAAATTTCGCCAACTGGCGAGCGTCAAGTCAAAATCGTGCAAGGGACGCGCACCATTGTTCCCGCAAAGCTTTACAAAGTAGACGCCCGCATCCAAAAAGTTGAGCAAGTTGAGCCACTTAAAGCTGTTCTCATCATCGAGACACTTCCTAAAGCCAGCGTTTATGCCGATGATATCTTTTGTGGTGAAGCTTCAGGTGAAGGAACACTGACAATTGACAAGCTTTCACCAGATGAACCGCACCGCATCCGGATTGAAGCAGATCGGTACCGAACCTTTGAAACCGATGTTGAACTCCGGACTGATGTGGATTCCAAACTCCCGGCCAAACTTGAAGCCATCATTGAATTTGCCGATCTTTTCACCGATTTGAACAAATGGGATGCTCCGGCGGATTGGAAAGCTGAAACGCAACTCTTAAAAGTGCGCGGCGCGCAAACTATCGGAATGCCAAAGGAAGTCGGTTTCCGCAATTGCGAAGTGGCGTTTGATCTCCAACTCGTCAAAGGTGGACGCGCTTCGTGGGTGATTCACGCTAAAGACACAAAGAAAGATTACTACCTGTTCACGCTTGAACTTTCCGGTCCGACCGCCGTGCTCAAAACCTTTGTCTGCCGCGATGGCATTCCCGGAACGCCAGTCCAAACTGATTTTATCCCGGTGCCGGTGGCCGAAAAGAAATGGCATCACTTCCGCATCCTGGTCGAAGGCAACAAAATCAGTCATCTGGTTACGCCCAATGAAAGCCCGGATGAATATTCGGTCAGTCTCTTCCAGGATCGTGACAACACCTTTCCTTATGGCAGCATTGGGTTTGCGACGCTCCAGGGCGAAGAATTCTGGGTTGGTGCCTTTGTGGTCTGCCCCGAAGGTGCCGGATGCCGTCCCGAAATGAAAGCCGCTCCGGTTGATACCCTTCGCAAAAAGCAATGAGTGCCAAAGAGTGAAGCAGTGAAATAGCGAAATAGCGAAAAAAGCTACTCAAGCCCAGGCACTGGGCGACAGAATTAAAGCCACGGGCGGAAGGAGCGTCAGCAACTGAAGTCCGTGGAGCATCAGAAAACAGCCACCTCATCAACCTCCACAATCCACCATTTAAACTTCAAGGGCGCGGTCCGAAGCGCCCTTCATTTACAATTATGCGAATTATCTTTATGGGCACGCCAGCGATTGCCCTGCCGTGCCTTGATCAACTGTTGGCCGACAAACACGAAATCGTCGGCGTTTTTACGCAACCTGATCGTCCAGCCGGACGCGGAAACAAAATCACCGCGCCTCCGGTCAAAGAACTGGCGCTGGAACACAACCTGCCCGTCTTTCAACCGACCAAAATCAAGACTCCGGAAATGCACGAACACTTCAAAAGCCTTGACGCCGATCTGGCGGTGGTCGTCGCCTATGGACGCATTCTCCCCCAGCATCTGCTTGATACACCGCGACTTGGCTGCTGGAATGTCCATTTCTCGCTGCTTCCGAAATATCGCGGCGCGGCACCCGTCAACTGGGCAATTGCCAATAACGAACCATTGACCGGCGTGACCGTGATGCAAATGGATGCGGGTCTCGACACCGGTGATATTTTGCTCCAGACCGAATGCTGGATTGCTCGCGAAGACACGACGGTGACGCTTGGCGAGCGACTGGCTGAGATCGGAGCGCAATCTCTGGCCGAAGCACTCCACAAACATGCCGAAGGCACACTGCCTCGCATTCCACAGGAACACAGCCAGGCAACGTTTGCTCCAATTTTAAACCGCGAAGACGGCTTGATTGACTGGTCACTTCCGGCTGAAACCATTTCGTGCCGGCTACGCGGCTTTCAGCCCTGGCCAGGTGTTTATACGTTGCTCAACGGAACGCGCACCGTCATCTGGAAGGCGACGCCCGGAGCACACAAGGGTGCAGCCACGGCACAACCGGGAACAGTGTTGGGGCTGACTCCGGCTAACCAGCTTGCGGTTGCCTGTAGTGGTGACTCGGCCTTACTCATCGAAGAACTCCAATCCGAAGGCCGTAAACGACTTCCAGCCCGTGACTTTACCAATGGCATGCGACTGGCAGCGGGAACGGTTTTTGGCAGTTAGGGCTTGGGGCCTGGGGCTGAAAAACCAGGGCTGAGAGCTTGGGGCTCAGGGTATTGAACCCATTTTCTTCAGCCCCGAGCTTGCGAGTCTTCAGCCCCAAGCCCTCAGCCCCAGGCCCTGGTTTTTCAGCCCCAGGCCCAAACCACAATCTCCCGATTCATTTTTCAAATGGCGCATGTCACCCTGATTTCATTCCAATCTCTGGTACGAAGTCTGGTCATCTTGTTTGGCTTGCTGATCAGTGCTGTTTGGCTCTCGCCGGTGCTGGCTCTCGACCCGCACAAAGCTGTTTCGCAGTACATTCATCACGTCTGGCGCGATGAACTTCCACAAGGTTCAGTCCTGTGCATCACCCAAACTCAGGATGGGTATTTGTGGTTTGGCACGTACGAAGGACTGGTCCGGTTTGATGGCGTGCGGTTTGTGGTCTTCAACAAACAAAACACCCCAGCGATTCAAAGCAACCGAATTGTCTCAGTCTATGAAGACCACCAGCACCGGCTCTGGATCGGTACGATTGGCGGCGGTGCCGTGTGTTATGCAGACGGTACGTTTACGGCCTACACCACCAGGGAAGGACTGCTCAACAACACTGTCCGGGCATTCTTTCAGGATCAGAATGAAACACTTTGGATTGGAACAGATGGTGGGCTCAATGCCTGGAAAGACAACCAGTTCTCAAGTTTTACCAGGGCAGATGGATTGTCGAGTAACCTGATTTTGACTTTCCTTCAGGATTCAACCGGAAAGTTCTGGATCGGAACCGAGGGTGGGGGCATCAACCTGTTTGATGGAAAGCAGTTCCAGACCTTTTCCACAACTGACGGATTACCTGATCTGTCAATTTACGCGATTTGTGAAGCCCAGGATCACAGCCTGTGGATTGCCACCGAGCGTGGCATTTGCCGATTTGCCGATGGACGGCTTTCACCTGTCCTGCCTCAACCGGGATTAGCCAGTTCTTTTATTTTGGCGATTTATCAGGATCGGGATCAAAATATCTGGGTTGGCACAAATGATAAAGGCGTCAGCCGCATCGTGAATGGGACGTATTCGGCTTATACCGAAGCCGAGGGGCTTTCGCAGAATGTTGTCCGATGCTTTTTTGAAGATCGCGAAGGGAGTCTCTGGATTGGCACCAACGGCGGGCTGAATCGCCTGCAAAACGGCAAATTCACTCCGTTGACGACGACTGAAGGTTTGTCTGGAAACTATGTTCGCAGCATCAGTCAGGATCTGGCAGGCCGGATCTGGATCGGTACAGATGGCGGCGGTGTCAATTGTTTGGAGAATGACAACCTAACCCACTACACCACAACTGAAGGACTTCTGAGCAATCAAGTGAAATCAGTTTTCCCGAGCCGAACTGGCCAGATCTGGATTGGAACAGATCGTGGCCTGAACTGCCTGGAAAATGGGAAACTGCGCGCCTATACCCACAAACAGGGGCTCCGTTACGAAGTTGTCTATGCACTTTGGGAGGATCAGGCTGGCGCACTGTGGATCGGAACTGATGGTGATGGGGCCTATGTTCTTCGAAATGGTATATTTACGACCTATACTATGGCTCAGGGTTTGCGGTCTAATCGTGTGCGGGCCCTTTTTGAAGATCGAAGCGGGGCCATCTGGATAGGGACGATCAATGGACTCAATCGCCTGTCGAATGGAAAAATCGAAAGCTTTGCCGAACCACCATCACTGTCCTTAAACAATGTCTTTTCTTTTTATCAGGATGCCACTGGTGATCTCTGGATTGGAACCTCGGATGGGCTACATCGGTATCACGACGGCCACTTTACTCGCTACACAACCAGAGATGGCTTGTTTGATGATGTGGCCTTTCAAATTCTGGAAGATAGACAGGGATTTTTCTGGATAAGCACCAACAAGGGCATCTATCGCATTGCACGACAGGCATTTGACGATTATGACCGAAAAATTATCGCGGTGCTGCCCTGTGTGGTTTACGGGAAACCTGATGGAATGCAAGCCAGTCAGTGCAATGGGGCTTCGCAACCAGCCGGCTGGAAAATGCAGGATGGTTCACTCTGGTTTCCAACGACGGCAGGGGCAATTGCCATTTCACCAGATCACATCGCGACCAACCCGCTTCCGCCGCCGATGGTGATTGAACAGGTGGTGGCAGATGGCGAAGTGCTTCCGACCGCAAAGAAATTTTCCGTGGATCCAGGCAAGAAATACATTGAGATCCACTACACCGCATTGAGTTTACTCTGGCCAGACAAAGTCCGATTTCAATATCAACTGGTTGGGTATGACCCAAAATGGATTGATGTCGGCACCCGCCGGGTCGCGTTTTACACCAAGGTTCCGCCCGGTGAATACCGGTTTCAGGTTCGAGCCTGCAACAATGACGGCGTGTGGAATGAAACCGGCGTCACAATGGTCCTGCACGTCAAAACGCCCTGGTGGATGACCATTTGGGCGGTTGCGCTCTATGCTGGGGTTGGTATTGGTGGGCTGTATGGACTGGTTCAATGGCGATTTCGAACCATACGGCGGCGTGCCGAACAACTTGAACTCAAAGTTACCGAGCGAACCAACGAACTCGCTCAAACGGTTGAACAGCTTCAACTTGCCAAGAACGAAACTGAGCGGAAAAACATCGAACTCAAGGTCGCCAAAGACCAGGTTGACCACAAAAACCGTGAACTGGATCACAAAATCGAAGAACTCATTGCTTCGCAACAACAGGCAGACCGGATTTTTTCAGCTCTGGCCGAGGCATTGCCGGGAACAATCCTTGATGGGAAATACCGGCTTGATGAAAAAATTGGCAAAGGTGGGTTTGGTGCAGTGTTTCGAGCCCGCCACCTGACGCTTGACCGACCAGTGGCCGTGAAGATTTTTAAACCTTCGCCGGGTAATGATTCCGCCGAAGCGGTTGAACGCTTCAAGCTCGAAGGGATTTCCGCTTCGCGGTTGAATCATCCAAACGCGGTCAATGTCCTGGATTCCGGTATTTCACACGAAGGCATTGCCTATCTGGTGATGGAACTCCTTGAAGGACACTCGCTGGCGGAAGAACTTCACCGACATCATCGGCTGTCACCCAAACGCTGCGCCACGATTTCAATTCAGATCTGCGAGGCCCTGGCCGAGGCTCACCGATTGGGGATTATCCATCGTGATATCAAACCGGAAAACATTTTCCTGACCCAAACTCCGGAAGGCGAAGTCATCAAAGTCGTGGATTTCGGCATGGCAAAATTGCAGGAAGCAGGTGGTAACGAGCAGGCCGATCTCACACTGACCGGGCGAATCGTTGGAACGCCCAAATATATTGCCCCAGAACGCTTTGCGGGGCTTTCCTATGATGGGCGCTGTGATATATACAGCCTGGGAGTGACCATGTATGAAATGTTATGTGGGAGTCCGCCGTTTCTGCCCAAAGGTGACAATGTGTGGAGTCTGATCAACGCTCATTTACAAGAGCACCCACCGGCCATCCGGGATCGAGCCCCGTACCTGACACCCGATATCGAGGCCACCGTCCTGCAAACCCTTGAAAAAGACCCAACCCGTCGCCCCAGTGCCAGCGAGTTGATTGAGTTCTTAAAGCAAGACGGGTGGGATTTGGATTGGGCAAAAGACACAACTACACAGTCTGAGGCGAAATCGTCAACCCAGACTTTTTCCAGAGCTAAAACAGCCGAATTGATAACTCAATCTCTCGCGATGGAAATCAACACAACTCCAACGGAGACGCTGGTTGTCGAAACGTCAAACAATTTGGGGGCTGAAGAAAACGGGCTGAAGAAGTCGGGCTGAAGAACTGGTTTTATTTCATCCCTCATCTTTCATCCCTCATCCCTTCAGTTGCCCCAAGCCCTCAGCCCTGTTTTTTTCAGCCCCAAGCTTGCGGGTCTTTCGCTTCAAACTCTGAGCCCTGGTTTTTTCAGCCCCATTTCTTCAGTCCTGAATTGAAACTTTCATGACATCATCTATTTTGACTTGGCTGGATGTATGCCAGCAACTTCGACTCAACACCCTTCCACTGATTGAGGGTCAAGGCATGCCTGTTTTTGGGCTTCAGTCAGTTGAACAATTGAGCGACATTGATCGGCATGGGCTGAAACTCGCGGCACGATTGGGTTTAAAACCCCGGTTGGCGTGCCACGCGCAGTTGCCTGACTGGATCCAGGCACGATTGGAAATAGAATGCACCGGCCAGCAAGACTCAAATTTCATCTCCTATCAGCCTGGAAGTGTGGTTCAATGGCTCAATCAACAGGCGAACACTGAAACACTGGGCACCGTCTGGCGTGACTATCAAACCAGCCGGGATCATCCATTTACACCACCAATCGGGTCAACGCTCAAGGAAAGCTGGCCACACTTGCGGCTGGGCCTGGTGGCCGGAGTTGATTTATTTCAGGCAAGTGAATATTACGCCGCGCACGAAGCCTGGGAATCGCTCTGGATACGCCTTCCAGAAGGTTCAGAAAAGCTCTGTATTCAGGCACTTATACAACTTTGCGGGGCGCACATTCATCGGTTGAAAGGGCGCATACATTCGCTTCAAACTATGTGGACCAAAGCCCGACGGAATCTTGAAACTGTGGCCCTGGACATTGACTGGCTGGCAATTGACCAACTGATCTGTGATTCTGAACGTGCACTGTCATCTACACTCAATGCACCAATTGCGTGGCCCGTCATTCCACTTGTTAATCGTCACGCTGACGTGCCACGCAAGCACCTGTAATCAGGGGTTGGGGGTCAGGGGTTGGGGGTTTCGAAACCAAATACCAGTCACCAGTCACCAGTCACCAAATTTCTGGAGAGTTTCATGAAGGTTCGCCAAGTTCGCACAATAGCCAGGGGATTGCTGTTATTTTGTATATTGAGTTGGGGGGTGCCAGCATCGTTGATGGCGGTGGCCCAGCAGGAAGAGGAAGAGCCTGAAATTAAGATTGAAACGCATGTGGTCTCAATTCCCGTGGTGACTCGCGACAACCGGAACCGAATTGTGACAGATTTGCGTGATATTGATTTTCGACTCTTTGAAGACGAGGCGGAAGTTCCAATTACCTACTATGGGCTCGATAAAACGCCGGTTGATGTGGTGCTTCTGATGGATAGCAGCCGGAGCGTCCGCGAAGAACTGAGCGCGCTCCAGGAAGCCGCCTTTGAATTTGTCCGCCATCTCAACCCTGATGACCGCGTTTCAGTCTGGTCATTTTCAGACCGGGCGGAACGGTTGTGTGACTGGACTCCAGTCACTGACCCGAAAACGATTGCGGCGGCGCTCCGGTCACTGGACGCCAGCGGAAATACGGCGCTCTATGACAGCATTCGGTCAGTGACCAATCATTTTATGGGATTGGCAGCCGATACGCTTCCCAGCAGCCGCCCCCGACGGATTGCTGATCCGAAACTTCCTGCCACCGGGCTGATTTCGCCGACCAATCGCCGCTGTATCGTGATTTT
The sequence above is a segment of the Acidobacteriota bacterium genome. Coding sequences within it:
- a CDS encoding DUF309 domain-containing protein, which translates into the protein MTSSILTWLDVCQQLRLNTLPLIEGQGMPVFGLQSVEQLSDIDRHGLKLAARLGLKPRLACHAQLPDWIQARLEIECTGQQDSNFISYQPGSVVQWLNQQANTETLGTVWRDYQTSRDHPFTPPIGSTLKESWPHLRLGLVAGVDLFQASEYYAAHEAWESLWIRLPEGSEKLCIQALIQLCGAHIHRLKGRIHSLQTMWTKARRNLETVALDIDWLAIDQLICDSERALSSTLNAPIAWPVIPLVNRHADVPRKHL
- a CDS encoding protein kinase, which produces MAHVTLISFQSLVRSLVILFGLLISAVWLSPVLALDPHKAVSQYIHHVWRDELPQGSVLCITQTQDGYLWFGTYEGLVRFDGVRFVVFNKQNTPAIQSNRIVSVYEDHQHRLWIGTIGGGAVCYADGTFTAYTTREGLLNNTVRAFFQDQNETLWIGTDGGLNAWKDNQFSSFTRADGLSSNLILTFLQDSTGKFWIGTEGGGINLFDGKQFQTFSTTDGLPDLSIYAICEAQDHSLWIATERGICRFADGRLSPVLPQPGLASSFILAIYQDRDQNIWVGTNDKGVSRIVNGTYSAYTEAEGLSQNVVRCFFEDREGSLWIGTNGGLNRLQNGKFTPLTTTEGLSGNYVRSISQDLAGRIWIGTDGGGVNCLENDNLTHYTTTEGLLSNQVKSVFPSRTGQIWIGTDRGLNCLENGKLRAYTHKQGLRYEVVYALWEDQAGALWIGTDGDGAYVLRNGIFTTYTMAQGLRSNRVRALFEDRSGAIWIGTINGLNRLSNGKIESFAEPPSLSLNNVFSFYQDATGDLWIGTSDGLHRYHDGHFTRYTTRDGLFDDVAFQILEDRQGFFWISTNKGIYRIARQAFDDYDRKIIAVLPCVVYGKPDGMQASQCNGASQPAGWKMQDGSLWFPTTAGAIAISPDHIATNPLPPPMVIEQVVADGEVLPTAKKFSVDPGKKYIEIHYTALSLLWPDKVRFQYQLVGYDPKWIDVGTRRVAFYTKVPPGEYRFQVRACNNDGVWNETGVTMVLHVKTPWWMTIWAVALYAGVGIGGLYGLVQWRFRTIRRRAEQLELKVTERTNELAQTVEQLQLAKNETERKNIELKVAKDQVDHKNRELDHKIEELIASQQQADRIFSALAEALPGTILDGKYRLDEKIGKGGFGAVFRARHLTLDRPVAVKIFKPSPGNDSAEAVERFKLEGISASRLNHPNAVNVLDSGISHEGIAYLVMELLEGHSLAEELHRHHRLSPKRCATISIQICEALAEAHRLGIIHRDIKPENIFLTQTPEGEVIKVVDFGMAKLQEAGGNEQADLTLTGRIVGTPKYIAPERFAGLSYDGRCDIYSLGVTMYEMLCGSPPFLPKGDNVWSLINAHLQEHPPAIRDRAPYLTPDIEATVLQTLEKDPTRRPSASELIEFLKQDGWDLDWAKDTTTQSEAKSSTQTFSRAKTAELITQSLAMEINTTPTETLVVETSNNLGAEENGLKKSG
- a CDS encoding VWA domain-containing protein — translated: MPASLMAVAQQEEEEPEIKIETHVVSIPVVTRDNRNRIVTDLRDIDFRLFEDEAEVPITYYGLDKTPVDVVLLMDSSRSVREELSALQEAAFEFVRHLNPDDRVSVWSFSDRAERLCDWTPVTDPKTIAAALRSLDASGNTALYDSIRSVTNHFMGLAADTLPSSRPRRIADPKLPATGLISPTNRRCIVILTDGDDTSSRNTNLDQAITEGNRSEASVYVISRSRVIIRGLERVLDSSGVSSSDRLLARAQRDRMKASEKAMINLAERTGGRVLFPTDDSYVADSYTEIAYELHQRYSIGYTPPGDPHDGKYHSLRVECRRPNIRLWAREGYFAKSKDGK
- a CDS encoding carboxypeptidase regulatory-like domain-containing protein, with the translated sequence MTILFSKTSQKFLQAVLIIGIFVYSLISSSVAFAQKDLVILSEKKKVTPTYKPPTTGSLSLICNTPAAEILLNTKSRGSVSKDGKFSLKSLNKGTYKLEVRAADYEPFLKDVVIAPGRSEIIPVELIPNFGYLTLSNVSLKPNAKYTVEVDGKPLDPANIELQGKELRLKISPTGERQVKIVQGTRTIVPAKLYKVDARIQKVEQVEPLKAVLIIETLPKASVYADDIFCGEASGEGTLTIDKLSPDEPHRIRIEADRYRTFETDVELRTDVDSKLPAKLEAIIEFADLFTDLNKWDAPADWKAETQLLKVRGAQTIGMPKEVGFRNCEVAFDLQLVKGGRASWVIHAKDTKKDYYLFTLELSGPTAVLKTFVCRDGIPGTPVQTDFIPVPVAEKKWHHFRILVEGNKISHLVTPNESPDEYSVSLFQDRDNTFPYGSIGFATLQGEEFWVGAFVVCPEGAGCRPEMKAAPVDTLRKKQ
- a CDS encoding methionyl-tRNA formyltransferase; this encodes MRIIFMGTPAIALPCLDQLLADKHEIVGVFTQPDRPAGRGNKITAPPVKELALEHNLPVFQPTKIKTPEMHEHFKSLDADLAVVVAYGRILPQHLLDTPRLGCWNVHFSLLPKYRGAAPVNWAIANNEPLTGVTVMQMDAGLDTGDILLQTECWIAREDTTVTLGERLAEIGAQSLAEALHKHAEGTLPRIPQEHSQATFAPILNREDGLIDWSLPAETISCRLRGFQPWPGVYTLLNGTRTVIWKATPGAHKGAATAQPGTVLGLTPANQLAVACSGDSALLIEELQSEGRKRLPARDFTNGMRLAAGTVFGS